The Erythrobacter sp. genome segment CCCAGCTTCGCCTGCGGCAGGTTGGAGGCGAGGATGGCGTAGGGCATCGCAAGAATGCTGGCCCAGGCAATGCCCTTCAGCACTTCGCAGATAATCAGGAGGTTCGGATCGCGGAGGAGGAAGAAGCCGAGGAAACCCAGCGCGCCCAGCAGGAGGCAGGTCATGTGGGTCAGCGCCTTGCCGAACCTGCGTGACAGCGCGGGCAGCACCAGCATTGCGGCAACGGCGGCGACCCCGTTCTGCACCGTGTAGATCAGGTTCCACCAGTTGGCGCCCTCGTTATAGGCGGCGGTGGTCGGATCGGCACTGCCGAAATAGTATTGCGAGACGATCGGGCCGGAATAGATCCACATGATAAACAGCGACGACCAGCTGAAAAACTGGACCAGTGCGAGCCGCTTCATCATTGGCGGCATGCCGGAAAAGTCGCCGACAATGCTCGACAGCATGTTCGCCGACCTGCCCTGCTTGGCCAGCCAGATTCCCACCGCGCTTAGGATGCCGTAGGTCGCCAGCAGGCCACCGAGAAGGAAAATCTCCTTTTCGAGTTCCAGCGGATCGACCGAGAGGGCGACGATTGCCCCGAGGCCGATCCAGACCAGAGGAGTGGCAAAGCTCTTGGCGGCAAGCGCGCCGTCTGTCGCGATGCCTGCTGCCTCTCGCCCCGCTTCGAAAGCAGCCATCTGCTCGGGCGAATACTCGCGTGTGGTCATCACGGTCCAGCCGATCGCGAGGAACAGCGCAAGTGCGCCGGCCCAGAAGCTCCAGCGGACGGTGGCGGGAATTTCGCCCGCGGCGGCGACATTGCTGACCCCGAACTGTTCAAGCAGCCAGGGAAAAATTGCCGCCACCACCGCGCCCGCACTGATAAATGCAGTCTGCACGGCGTAGCCGGTCGAATGCTGAGACTTGTCGAGCATGTCCCCGACGAAAGCGCGGAACGGCTCCATCGCGATATTGAGGCTGGCATCGAGCACCCACAGCAGCGCTGCCGCGAAGAGAAGAGGTGCCGCAAATGTGGGTGCCAGCGGCATCAGCAGCAGCGAAATCGCGGCGAACAGGGCGCCGGTCATGAAATAGGGGCGGCGGCGGCCCAAGCGGTTCCAGGTCTTGTCCGACAAGTGGCCGATGATCGGCTGCACGATCAGTCCGGTCAGCGGTGCAGCCACCCACAGGATCGGCAGATCGTCCATGGAGGCGCCCAGCGTCTGGAAGATCCGGCTCATGTTGGAATTCTGCAGCACGAAGCCGATCTGGATGCCGAAAAAGCCGAAGCTGATATTGGCGAGACCGCCCCATCCCATCTGCGGCTTGCGTGCCGAAGTGGTTACGGGCGCAGGCCCCTGAACCGATGCCATTCGCGTTTCCTCTTCCCGTTGTCACTTGATCCGGGCAGTCTCCGCCGCCTCGATCGATGCCTTCGGCTGGCACGAATGCGCCGCCGCGACAACACGTATACGAATGTATGCAGGCGATCGGGCCCGGATCAGGACGGGGCGAGCGCGGCCGCACCGCCGCTGCTGGCGCGCACGATCAGGCGGGTGGGCAGGCGGTTGTCCGGCCCTTCGCGCTCTTCGATCTTCGCCAGCAACGTCTCCACCAGCCGCTCGCCCGCGCCGCCGATATCCTGCATGATCGTGGTCAGCGGCGGGTTGGTGAGGCTGGCGGCGGGAATGTCGTCGAACCCCACCAGCGCGACATCACCGGGCACGGCCAGCCCGGCTTCGGTCAGCGCCCGCAGCGCGCCGATGGCGATCAAGTCGCTGGCGGCGAACACGCCATCGAAATGGACGCCCCCCGCAATCAGGCTCCGCGTGGCTTCGTACCCCGCTTCCTCGGTGGTGATGGCATCGCGCTGGAGCGCATTTTCCGGTGCGATACCAGCTTCTTGCAACGCCCGGCACATGCCGCGATAGCGTTGCGCGAACTCGGGATACTGGTCACTCGCATGACCGAGGAAAGCCAGCCGCCCCCGTCCGCGCGCCAGCAGGTGTTCGCCCGCCAGCCGCCCCGCGCCGAAATTGTCCGAACCGATGGTGCTGCCCGACGTATCGCCACTCACCGAGCCCCAGCGCGCAAAATGCGTCCCCTGCCGCGCCAGCTGCTCCAGCCGCTCGCGGTAGAGCGTGTAATCGCCGTAGCCGAGCAGGATCAGTCCGTCGGCCCGGTGGCTGTCCTGGTAGCGGACGTGCCAGTCATCCTCCATCCGCTGGAACGAGATCAGCAGGTCCAGGCCGTGGTTGGCGCAGGCCCGCGTGATCGATCCCAGCATGGCGAGGAAGAACGGATTGATCATGGATTCGTCGGGGGTCGGGTCCTCGAAGAACAGCAGGGCGATGGTGTTGGAGCGTTGCGAGCGCAGCGAGGAGGCGTTCTTGTCGACGGTGTAATTGAGCTCGCTGGCGATCTTCCGGATCCGCGCGCGGGTGGCTTCGCTGACCGACTTGTCGCCACGCAGCGCGCGGCTGACGGTGGGCTTGGAGACCCCGGCCAGATAGGCAATATCGAAACTGGTCGGCCGACCCGTTGGCGTGCGTCCCATGTCCTCTCCCGCCGCACGGCTCCTCTTCGCCCGGCCCAACGGTTGTATAGCCGACCCCCGCGATTGCAAACCTGCCCTTCGGGTTGCATGGTGGGTGTGACATTTCCTCTGCACCTTTCGGCCTTCAGCGCACCGCACAAATGGTTCAATCGTCCCCGCTTGCCCTGTCGCCGAACCACCGGCTTTCGCTCACCCGGTTCGGGGCCGAGGGGCAGCCGCTGATGGTGGTGGACGATGCCTTGTCGGACCTGCA includes the following:
- a CDS encoding MFS transporter; the encoded protein is MASVQGPAPVTTSARKPQMGWGGLANISFGFFGIQIGFVLQNSNMSRIFQTLGASMDDLPILWVAAPLTGLIVQPIIGHLSDKTWNRLGRRRPYFMTGALFAAISLLLMPLAPTFAAPLLFAAALLWVLDASLNIAMEPFRAFVGDMLDKSQHSTGYAVQTAFISAGAVVAAIFPWLLEQFGVSNVAAAGEIPATVRWSFWAGALALFLAIGWTVMTTREYSPEQMAAFEAGREAAGIATDGALAAKSFATPLVWIGLGAIVALSVDPLELEKEIFLLGGLLATYGILSAVGIWLAKQGRSANMLSSIVGDFSGMPPMMKRLALVQFFSWSSLFIMWIYSGPIVSQYYFGSADPTTAAYNEGANWWNLIYTVQNGVAAVAAMLVLPALSRRFGKALTHMTCLLLGALGFLGFFLLRDPNLLIICEVLKGIAWASILAMPYAILASNLPQAKLGIYMGLFNIFVVVPQLLVATVMGSIMQAFFPGEPIWTMLFAALAWVLAAAAMLRVKAAMPEDAR
- a CDS encoding LacI family DNA-binding transcriptional regulator — protein: MGRTPTGRPTSFDIAYLAGVSKPTVSRALRGDKSVSEATRARIRKIASELNYTVDKNASSLRSQRSNTIALLFFEDPTPDESMINPFFLAMLGSITRACANHGLDLLISFQRMEDDWHVRYQDSHRADGLILLGYGDYTLYRERLEQLARQGTHFARWGSVSGDTSGSTIGSDNFGAGRLAGEHLLARGRGRLAFLGHASDQYPEFAQRYRGMCRALQEAGIAPENALQRDAITTEEAGYEATRSLIAGGVHFDGVFAASDLIAIGALRALTEAGLAVPGDVALVGFDDIPAASLTNPPLTTIMQDIGGAGERLVETLLAKIEEREGPDNRLPTRLIVRASSGGAAALAPS